The following proteins are encoded in a genomic region of Mycolicibacterium confluentis:
- a CDS encoding alpha/beta hydrolase family protein: MARVSGWLSVGVVATGLSMSVLVGAGAAGANTGGDSDAGGDRGPSSAADSGPQRPAARDLRTSLRDLRTRAERSTEVETRAGTAVGADGTAAPPKPRRTPTDRGLDGLREAAESVKELGEQAVSRIEASLDRAGQSVAGQVAGERAHESDPRPAAHKDIAAIPDRVREALRATPRRQAVEGAVAQHWVTKDADGPTGRAVETGVGIAADALAGTDAGSEPTFTVERTVSESSTTAVPTTQAVLRRPLARLDEVAARLIDPIGRALLDPTRTETPRPVTVLSTVLFTIYSALTRVLEGPPAVPPNLRDRVQVSSSTLEITEGNEVPADWYLPIRAEGEPAPDRLIHLQHGFLANGPMYSYTAAILADRTNSVVVVTSLTSNPFAAGGIWLGGDAMHKAVADLYLDDDRTALNDSLRTALDKAGRDDITLPDRFVLTGHSLGGGFAPGVAGHYAEGLLLKRETDPDAPNQLAGVIVYDAVPISPIMPNAMARLAALEASGDPSGYVPVYELGAPLNPLNMFSHVDGELSDARPGKFNGVVLVGGVHMDAMLGHNPLTQTLAYLIAGIPQRQNPLAVQDLSVGWIDDMFSGRVDPATGKCEDDCAGQYAGPGQRFTVETAAGAATAVVIDSRPGADRPGVVTQLVNLIVSNVTGALLGAPSSPGPGVTVGTSALQISEGRTVEADWYFPDAEPTGVIYLQHGFFRSNDNVSALAADLARSTGAVVVAPSMSSNFLTADGFWINGAPTQQAVATLFSGDRAALSASAAAAGFTGELPSEFVLAGHSAGGNLVTAAAGYLAASGADLGDFKGVVLLDAVDGGGAMRTGLRRLESTGVPVYQIAAEPCLCNAFGSGTDVLTSERAGRFVGVLVTGGSHIDAEGVNSGPLAGLVCGYSTPQNSAAVPTLAAGWVADMLADRISPETGVCAGDCAGYYGEPGSTMIGGARVVRLDSGVGARPSHDAVRSPVQVAA; the protein is encoded by the coding sequence GTGGCGCGAGTGTCGGGGTGGCTGAGTGTGGGCGTTGTCGCCACCGGACTGTCCATGAGCGTGCTCGTCGGGGCCGGTGCGGCCGGCGCCAACACCGGCGGCGACAGCGACGCCGGGGGTGACCGCGGCCCGTCGTCGGCTGCCGACAGCGGCCCGCAACGGCCCGCCGCGCGCGACCTCCGGACCTCGCTGCGCGACCTTCGGACTCGGGCCGAGCGCTCGACCGAGGTCGAGACCCGTGCTGGGACGGCTGTCGGGGCTGACGGCACCGCGGCGCCGCCGAAGCCGCGCCGGACGCCCACCGATCGTGGCCTTGACGGTCTTCGCGAGGCCGCCGAGTCGGTGAAAGAGCTTGGCGAGCAAGCGGTGTCGCGAATCGAAGCGAGCCTCGACCGAGCCGGGCAGTCCGTCGCGGGCCAGGTTGCGGGGGAGCGGGCCCACGAGAGCGACCCGCGGCCCGCGGCCCACAAGGACATCGCAGCGATTCCCGACCGTGTGCGGGAGGCGCTCAGGGCGACGCCGCGGCGCCAGGCTGTCGAGGGTGCAGTCGCCCAGCACTGGGTCACCAAGGACGCCGACGGCCCGACCGGGCGAGCTGTCGAGACCGGCGTCGGGATCGCCGCCGACGCCCTCGCCGGCACCGATGCCGGGTCCGAACCCACGTTCACCGTCGAGCGCACAGTCTCGGAGTCCTCGACCACCGCGGTGCCGACCACGCAGGCCGTGCTGCGCCGGCCCCTCGCGCGCCTCGACGAGGTGGCAGCCCGCCTGATCGATCCCATCGGGAGGGCCCTGCTCGATCCCACCCGCACCGAGACACCCCGACCGGTGACGGTGCTGAGCACCGTCCTGTTCACGATCTACTCGGCGCTGACCCGAGTGCTCGAGGGCCCGCCCGCGGTCCCGCCGAACCTGCGTGACCGAGTCCAGGTCAGCAGTTCCACGCTGGAGATCACCGAGGGGAACGAGGTCCCTGCCGACTGGTACCTGCCCATCCGTGCCGAGGGGGAACCCGCGCCCGACAGGTTGATCCACCTGCAGCACGGCTTCCTCGCCAACGGCCCGATGTACAGCTACACCGCGGCGATCCTGGCCGACCGGACCAACAGCGTCGTGGTCGTCACGTCCCTGACCTCGAACCCGTTCGCCGCGGGCGGCATCTGGCTGGGCGGCGACGCCATGCACAAGGCCGTGGCCGACCTGTACCTCGACGACGACCGGACTGCGCTGAACGACAGCCTGCGGACCGCGCTGGACAAGGCCGGTCGCGATGACATCACGCTGCCCGATCGGTTCGTGCTGACCGGGCACTCCCTGGGCGGGGGATTCGCGCCGGGCGTCGCGGGGCACTACGCCGAGGGTCTGCTGCTCAAGCGGGAGACGGACCCTGACGCCCCCAACCAACTCGCGGGCGTGATCGTGTACGACGCGGTGCCGATCTCGCCGATCATGCCCAACGCGATGGCCCGCCTGGCGGCGTTGGAGGCCAGCGGCGACCCAAGCGGCTACGTGCCGGTGTACGAACTCGGCGCCCCGCTGAACCCCCTCAATATGTTCAGCCACGTCGACGGCGAACTCTCCGACGCCCGACCTGGGAAGTTCAACGGTGTGGTGCTCGTCGGCGGTGTGCACATGGACGCGATGCTGGGCCACAACCCGCTCACCCAGACTCTGGCCTACCTGATCGCGGGCATCCCGCAGCGGCAGAATCCGCTGGCCGTGCAGGACCTGTCGGTGGGCTGGATCGATGACATGTTCTCCGGCCGAGTCGACCCCGCGACCGGTAAATGCGAGGACGACTGTGCGGGTCAGTACGCCGGACCCGGGCAACGGTTCACCGTCGAGACCGCCGCCGGCGCCGCGACGGCCGTCGTGATCGACTCGCGCCCCGGCGCCGACCGGCCCGGCGTCGTCACCCAGCTGGTGAACCTGATCGTCTCGAACGTGACCGGCGCGCTGCTCGGGGCGCCGTCCTCACCGGGTCCCGGCGTCACGGTGGGCACGTCTGCACTGCAGATCTCCGAAGGGCGCACCGTCGAGGCGGACTGGTACTTCCCCGACGCCGAGCCGACCGGGGTGATCTACCTGCAGCACGGGTTCTTCCGCAGCAACGACAACGTCAGCGCCTTGGCGGCCGACTTGGCGCGCAGCACTGGCGCCGTGGTGGTCGCACCCTCGATGTCATCGAATTTCCTTACCGCAGATGGCTTCTGGATCAACGGCGCCCCGACGCAGCAGGCCGTCGCGACCCTGTTCTCCGGTGATCGGGCGGCGCTGTCGGCGAGTGCGGCCGCGGCGGGATTCACCGGTGAGCTGCCCAGCGAGTTCGTCCTGGCCGGGCATTCCGCGGGCGGGAACCTGGTCACCGCCGCGGCGGGGTACCTCGCCGCCTCTGGTGCCGACCTCGGCGACTTCAAGGGTGTCGTGCTGTTGGACGCCGTCGACGGCGGCGGCGCGATGCGCACCGGCCTGCGCAGGCTGGAGTCCACGGGGGTCCCCGTCTACCAGATCGCCGCCGAGCCCTGTCTGTGCAATGCGTTCGGCTCGGGCACCGACGTGTTGACCTCCGAACGGGCGGGGCGCTTCGTCGGGGTGCTGGTGACCGGAGGCAGCCACATCGACGCCGAGGGGGTGAATTCGGGCCCGCTGGCGGGGTTGGTGTGCGGCTACTCCACACCGCAGAACTCCGCGGCCGTGCCCACGCTGGCCGCAGGCTGGGTCGCCGACATGCTGGCCGACCGGATCAGCCCCGAGACCGGGGTGTGCGCAGGCGACTGCGCGGGCTACTACGGCGAGCCGGGTTCGACCATGATCGGTGGAGCCCGGGTGGTGCGGCTGGACTCCGGGGTGGGGGCCCGCCCCAGCCACGACGCGGTGCGAAGCCCCGTGCAGGTGGCGGCCTGA
- a CDS encoding ABC transporter ATP-binding protein — translation MGIGIQVEGLTKSFGSQRIWEDVTLDVPAGEVSVLLGPSGTGKSVFLKSLIGLLRPERGKIIVDGTDIIQCSAKELYEIRTLFGVMFQDGALFGSMNIYDNTAFPLREHTKKKESEIRDIVMEKLEMVGLAGDENKFPGEISGGMKKRAGLARSLVLDPQIILCDEPDSGLDPVRTAYLSQLLIDINAQIDATILIVTHNINIARTVPDNMGMLFRKHLVMFGPREVLLTSEEPVVKQFLNGRRIGPIGMSEEKDESTMAEEQAMADAGHHDGGVEDIEGVPPQIQATPGLPERKAVGRRQARVREILHTLPPAAQEAIRDDLDGGNQYPVHQLADDATARHRTDDETPTASIPVQSES, via the coding sequence GTGGGCATTGGTATCCAGGTTGAGGGGCTGACAAAGTCGTTCGGGTCCCAGCGAATCTGGGAGGACGTCACCTTGGACGTCCCCGCCGGCGAAGTGAGCGTGCTCCTGGGCCCGTCCGGTACCGGTAAGTCCGTCTTTCTGAAGTCGCTGATCGGCCTGCTGCGCCCCGAGCGGGGCAAGATCATCGTCGACGGCACGGACATCATCCAGTGCTCGGCCAAGGAGCTCTACGAGATCCGCACGCTGTTCGGCGTGATGTTCCAGGATGGCGCGCTGTTCGGCTCGATGAACATCTACGACAACACCGCGTTCCCGCTGCGCGAGCACACCAAGAAGAAGGAGAGCGAGATCCGTGACATCGTCATGGAGAAGCTCGAAATGGTGGGTCTGGCCGGCGACGAGAACAAGTTCCCGGGTGAGATCTCCGGCGGTATGAAGAAGCGTGCCGGCCTGGCGCGTTCGCTGGTCCTCGACCCGCAGATCATCCTCTGCGACGAGCCCGACTCGGGTCTGGACCCGGTGCGTACCGCGTACCTGTCCCAGCTTCTGATCGACATCAACGCGCAGATCGACGCCACGATCCTGATCGTGACGCACAACATCAACATCGCGCGCACCGTGCCGGACAACATGGGCATGCTGTTCCGCAAGCACCTCGTGATGTTCGGTCCGCGTGAGGTGCTGCTGACCAGCGAGGAACCCGTCGTCAAGCAGTTCCTCAACGGTCGCCGCATCGGCCCGATCGGCATGTCCGAGGAGAAGGACGAGTCGACGATGGCCGAAGAGCAGGCCATGGCCGACGCCGGCCACCACGACGGTGGCGTCGAGGACATCGAGGGCGTGCCCCCGCAGATCCAGGCCACCCCGGGTCTGCCCGAGCGCAAGGCCGTCGGCCGCCGTCAGGCCCGCGTGCGCGAGATCCTGCACACGCTGCCGCCCGCCGCCCAGGAGGCCATTCGCGACGACCTCGACGGCGGCAACCAGTACCCGGTGCACCAGTTGGCCGACGACGCCACCGCGCGTCACCGCACCGATGACGAGACCCCGACGGCCTCGATCCCGGTGCAGAGCGAGAGCTGA
- a CDS encoding carotenoid oxygenase family protein has protein sequence MITVTAVEPGKDVANPYLEGFLAPVRSEVTATDLKVTGEIPAHLDGRYLRNGPNPVAEVDPAAYHWFSGDAMVHGLSLRDGAAQWYRNRWVRTPSVSRKLGESRIAALDPRAGMLSVGPNTNVLSHGGQTLALVEGGGAQYRLTEELDTIGTCDFDGTLYGGYTAHPHRDPKTGELHAISYSFARGRTVQYSVIDTAGRARRTVDISVSGSPMMHDFSLTEKYVVIYDLPVTFDPGEVVPVTVPKWLRAPARMVVSALAGRVKVPGPIAARINADTHPISALPFAWNESYPARIGVMPREGGNDQVRWFDIEPCYVFHPLNAYSEDRDGHEVLVLDVVRHGRMFDKDRRGPGEGHPTLDRWEINLTTGAVRTERRDDREQEFPRINESLTGARHRYGYTVGTENTFGGGITRTAVYKQDYATGATSVAPLDSRLLVGEVSFVPNPGSRAEDDGVLMGFGHDLDADEGQLLILDAQSLETVARVHLPQRVPMGFHGNWCPAESQP, from the coding sequence CTGATCACCGTGACTGCAGTGGAACCAGGCAAGGACGTCGCCAACCCGTATCTGGAGGGCTTCCTGGCCCCTGTGCGCAGCGAGGTCACCGCGACCGACCTCAAGGTCACCGGGGAGATCCCGGCGCACCTCGACGGCCGGTACCTGCGCAACGGTCCCAATCCGGTCGCCGAGGTGGACCCGGCGGCCTACCACTGGTTCTCCGGCGACGCCATGGTGCACGGCCTGTCCCTGCGGGACGGCGCCGCGCAGTGGTACCGCAATCGCTGGGTGCGCACGCCGTCCGTGTCGCGGAAGTTGGGGGAGTCGCGCATCGCCGCACTCGATCCGCGGGCGGGCATGCTGTCGGTCGGCCCGAACACGAATGTGCTGTCGCACGGCGGTCAGACGCTGGCACTGGTCGAGGGCGGTGGCGCGCAGTATCGGCTCACCGAGGAACTCGACACGATCGGCACCTGCGACTTCGACGGCACGTTATACGGCGGCTACACCGCCCATCCCCATCGTGATCCCAAAACCGGTGAGCTGCATGCGATCTCATACTCATTCGCGCGTGGTCGCACGGTGCAGTACTCGGTGATCGACACCGCGGGTCGCGCCCGTCGCACCGTCGACATCAGCGTCTCGGGATCGCCGATGATGCACGACTTCTCGCTCACCGAGAAGTACGTCGTCATCTACGACCTGCCCGTCACCTTTGACCCGGGCGAGGTGGTCCCTGTGACCGTGCCGAAGTGGCTGCGCGCGCCCGCGCGCATGGTGGTCTCGGCGTTGGCCGGTCGGGTGAAGGTGCCTGGGCCCATCGCGGCACGCATCAACGCCGACACGCATCCCATCTCCGCGCTGCCGTTCGCCTGGAACGAGTCCTATCCCGCCCGTATCGGCGTCATGCCGCGCGAGGGCGGCAACGACCAGGTCCGCTGGTTCGATATCGAACCCTGCTACGTGTTCCACCCGCTCAACGCCTACAGCGAGGACCGCGATGGGCACGAGGTGCTGGTGCTCGACGTCGTCCGCCACGGCCGGATGTTCGACAAAGACCGGCGCGGCCCGGGTGAGGGGCATCCCACCCTGGACCGCTGGGAGATCAACCTGACCACGGGCGCCGTGCGCACCGAACGCCGCGACGACCGCGAGCAGGAGTTTCCTCGGATCAACGAGTCACTCACCGGCGCGCGGCACCGCTACGGCTACACCGTGGGCACCGAGAACACGTTCGGCGGGGGCATCACCCGGACCGCGGTCTACAAGCAGGACTACGCGACGGGTGCGACGTCCGTCGCGCCGCTGGACAGCCGGCTTCTCGTCGGGGAGGTGTCCTTCGTGCCCAATCCCGGCTCGAGGGCCGAGGACGACGGTGTTCTGATGGGGTTCGGGCACGATCTGGACGCCGACGAGGGTCAGCTGTTGATTCTGGACGCCCAGAGCCTCGAAACCGTCGCCCGCGTGCACTTGCCGCAACGCGTTCCGATGGGCTTCCACGGAAACTGGTGCCCGGCAGAGTCCCAGCCCTGA
- a CDS encoding TetR/AcrR family transcriptional regulator — translation MDSAKTALSVRDELLRAAVGLLDDHGPDALQARKVAAAGGTSTMAVYTHFGGMRGLIAAVAEEGLRQFDGALTTPESDDPVADLLVCGAAYRRFANRRPHLYRLMFGSTSAHGINAPTRNVLTLSVDEITVHHPSLAHVVRNVHRCMQAGRIAGDAEDDASVVATSAQFWSLVHGFVMLELAGYYGGDGTAVGPVLGAMTANTLVALGDTPEAVRASQATMTARL, via the coding sequence ATGGATTCGGCCAAGACTGCGCTCAGCGTGCGCGACGAGCTTCTGCGCGCGGCCGTCGGGCTGCTCGACGACCATGGCCCCGACGCCTTGCAGGCCCGCAAGGTCGCGGCGGCCGGGGGCACCTCCACCATGGCCGTCTACACGCACTTCGGCGGCATGCGCGGGCTGATCGCCGCCGTGGCCGAGGAGGGGTTGCGGCAGTTCGACGGCGCCCTGACCACGCCTGAGTCCGACGACCCCGTGGCCGACCTGCTGGTGTGCGGGGCCGCCTACCGGAGGTTCGCGAACCGGCGGCCCCACCTGTACCGCCTGATGTTCGGCAGCACCAGCGCGCACGGCATCAACGCTCCCACCCGCAATGTGCTGACCCTGTCCGTGGACGAGATCACCGTGCACCACCCCAGCCTCGCGCACGTCGTCCGCAACGTGCACCGCTGCATGCAGGCCGGGCGCATCGCGGGCGACGCGGAAGACGACGCGTCGGTGGTGGCGACCTCGGCCCAGTTCTGGAGCCTGGTGCACGGCTTCGTGATGCTGGAACTGGCGGGGTACTACGGCGGCGACGGCACAGCCGTCGGACCCGTGCTCGGGGCCATGACGGCCAACACGCTGGTGGCCCTCGGCGACACCCCCGAGGCGGTGCGGGCCTCACAGGCGACCATGACTGCCCGCCTGTAG
- the rplL gene encoding 50S ribosomal protein L7/L12: MAKLSTDELLDAFKELTLLELSEFVKKFEETFEVTAAAPVAVAAAPAAGGAAAEAAEEQSEFDVILEGAGDKKIGVIKVVREIVSGLGLKEAKDLVDSAPKPLLEKVAKDAAEDAKAKLEAAGATVTVK, from the coding sequence ATGGCAAAGCTCAGCACCGATGAACTGCTCGACGCGTTCAAGGAACTGACCCTGCTCGAGCTCTCGGAGTTCGTGAAGAAGTTTGAGGAGACCTTCGAGGTCACCGCGGCCGCCCCGGTCGCCGTTGCCGCGGCCCCCGCCGCCGGTGGCGCTGCCGCCGAGGCCGCCGAGGAGCAGTCGGAGTTCGACGTCATCCTCGAGGGTGCCGGCGACAAGAAGATCGGCGTCATCAAGGTCGTCCGTGAGATCGTCTCCGGCCTGGGCCTCAAGGAGGCCAAGGATCTCGTCGACAGCGCCCCCAAGCCGCTGCTCGAGAAGGTCGCCAAGGACGCCGCCGAGGACGCCAAGGCCAAGCTCGAGGCCGCCGGCGCCACGGTCACCGTCAAGTAG
- the rplJ gene encoding 50S ribosomal protein L10 has protein sequence MAKADKATAVAEITEQFKASTATVVTEYRGLTVANLAELRRSLGGSATYSVAKNTLVKRAAAEAGIEGLDELFAGPTAIAFIEGEPVDAAKALKKFSKENKALVIKGGYMEGRALSVAEVEQIADLESREVLLAKMAGAMKANLSKAAALFNAPASQVARLAAALQDKRAAEGETAEAPAEAEAPAEAPEAAADSAE, from the coding sequence ATGGCAAAGGCTGACAAGGCCACCGCCGTTGCAGAGATCACCGAGCAGTTCAAGGCCTCGACTGCGACCGTCGTGACCGAATATCGCGGTCTGACGGTGGCCAACCTGGCTGAACTGCGGCGCTCGCTCGGAGGCTCGGCCACCTACTCCGTCGCCAAGAACACGCTGGTGAAGCGTGCGGCGGCTGAGGCAGGCATCGAAGGTCTCGACGAGCTGTTCGCAGGCCCGACGGCGATCGCGTTCATCGAAGGTGAGCCGGTCGACGCCGCCAAGGCGCTCAAGAAGTTCTCGAAGGAGAACAAGGCGCTGGTCATCAAGGGCGGCTACATGGAGGGCCGTGCGCTCTCCGTCGCCGAGGTCGAGCAGATCGCCGATCTCGAGTCGCGCGAGGTGCTGCTGGCCAAGATGGCGGGCGCCATGAAGGCCAACCTGTCCAAGGCTGCGGCGCTGTTCAACGCTCCGGCCTCGCAGGTCGCCCGCCTTGCGGCGGCCCTGCAGGACAAGCGTGCGGCCGAGGGCGAGACCGCCGAGGCCCCGGCCGAGGCAGAGGCACCGGCGGAGGCCCCCGAGGCCGCTGCCGATTCCGCCGAGTGA
- a CDS encoding ROK family protein: MTELTLALDIGGTKIAAGLVDADGSLVDSQQRPTPRDADPEAAWTVVEGLLSEMAAGRTVRGVGIASAGPVDLPAGTVAPINVPAWRGFPIRERVSAALPGVPVRLGGDGLCMALGEHWRGAGQGAAFLLGMVVSTGIGGGLVLDGEPYDGRTGNAGHVGHVVVDVAGEQCSCGGRGCVETIASGPHMAAWARANGWQPTGDADAKTLAADAAAGDAVALRAFARSATAVAAMIASVGAVCDLDLVVIGGGVARSGPLLFDPVRAALAQFAGLSFIADIEVVPAALGGDAGLVGAAALLR; encoded by the coding sequence ATGACCGAACTGACACTTGCCCTCGACATCGGCGGAACGAAGATCGCCGCAGGACTCGTCGACGCCGACGGCTCCCTCGTGGACTCGCAACAACGCCCCACCCCGCGGGACGCCGACCCCGAGGCCGCGTGGACCGTGGTCGAGGGACTCCTCTCCGAGATGGCCGCCGGCCGAACGGTGCGCGGTGTCGGCATCGCCTCGGCGGGTCCCGTCGACCTGCCTGCCGGTACCGTCGCGCCGATCAATGTGCCTGCGTGGCGCGGCTTCCCGATCCGGGAGCGGGTGTCCGCGGCCCTACCCGGGGTGCCGGTGCGGTTGGGCGGCGACGGGCTGTGCATGGCACTGGGCGAGCATTGGCGCGGCGCCGGACAGGGCGCGGCGTTCCTGCTGGGCATGGTCGTCTCGACCGGAATCGGTGGCGGCCTGGTGCTCGACGGCGAGCCGTATGACGGCCGGACCGGCAATGCCGGGCATGTCGGGCATGTGGTGGTCGACGTCGCGGGGGAGCAGTGCTCCTGCGGCGGCCGGGGGTGCGTCGAGACGATCGCGAGCGGACCCCACATGGCGGCCTGGGCGCGGGCCAACGGCTGGCAACCCACCGGGGACGCCGACGCGAAGACCCTCGCCGCCGACGCCGCTGCCGGTGATGCGGTGGCCCTGCGCGCCTTCGCGCGGTCGGCGACGGCCGTCGCGGCGATGATCGCGTCGGTGGGTGCGGTGTGCGACCTCGACCTGGTGGTGATCGGTGGGGGTGTGGCGCGTTCGGGTCCGCTGCTGTTCGACCCGGTGCGGGCCGCGCTGGCGCAGTTCGCCGGCCTGAGCTTCATCGCGGACATCGAGGTGGTGCCTGCCGCGCTCGGTGGGGACGCGGGCCTCGTGGGTGCCGCGGCGCTGCTGCGGTAG
- a CDS encoding DUF7158 domain-containing protein, producing MNTVRSVSGVAAHVAGAPVTVADVDRREALLRTQMPEATLPLAGTSEGRQLRRWLTQLIVTERVVAAEAARLGVAPGQAPDLAAILPDGIAGHEVGSVTAAALADPVARALFAHVTRDVTVSAEDVESYHRRNPLRFAVGRPGVDGWEATPTAPPLSQVRAVVAAHLLGAARRRAFRLWIEELRSELVCLAPGFEHPGDPRQPDNIHRH from the coding sequence ATGAACACGGTTCGTTCGGTGAGCGGGGTGGCCGCGCACGTGGCGGGCGCGCCGGTCACGGTCGCCGACGTCGACCGCCGGGAGGCGCTGCTGCGCACCCAGATGCCGGAGGCCACGCTGCCGCTTGCGGGCACCAGCGAGGGAAGGCAGTTGCGGCGCTGGTTGACCCAGTTGATCGTCACCGAACGCGTCGTCGCGGCCGAGGCCGCGCGCCTCGGCGTTGCCCCCGGGCAGGCGCCGGATCTGGCCGCGATCCTGCCCGACGGCATCGCAGGTCACGAGGTCGGCAGCGTGACGGCCGCGGCGCTCGCCGACCCCGTCGCCCGCGCGCTGTTCGCGCACGTGACCCGCGATGTCACGGTCTCGGCCGAGGACGTCGAGTCCTACCACCGACGCAACCCCCTGCGGTTCGCGGTGGGCCGCCCGGGTGTCGACGGCTGGGAGGCCACACCCACCGCGCCGCCGCTGTCACAGGTGCGGGCCGTCGTCGCCGCGCATCTGCTGGGTGCCGCACGGCGGCGCGCCTTCCGGCTCTGGATCGAGGAGTTGCGGTCTGAACTCGTCTGCCTCGCACCAGGATTCGAGCATCCAGGCGATCCCCGCCAACCCGACAACATCCACAGGCACTGA